Genomic window (Candidatus Gastranaerophilales bacterium):
TATAGCTAATATTGATTACTACAAATATGTAGTTGATTTTTGTAAAAAGCATAAAATTCTATTGATAAGCGATGCCGCTTACGTTGATATGGTTTTCCCGGGTGAAACAAAAGCCCCGAGCATCCTTGAAGTTGAAGGTGCTAAAGATATAGCAGTAGAATTTCATAGTTTTTCAAAACCATACGCAATGACAGGTTGGAGATTAGGTTGGGTTTGCGGAAACGCTGAAGCTGTAGGAATGTTCGGCAAACTAAAATCAACAATAGACTCAGGACTTTTTAAAGCTCTTCAAAAAGCAGGTGCTGCAGTTTTGAACAGCAAAGAAGGCGACGAGTACACAGAAAATGCGGTTAAAGGTTTCCAATCAAAACAAAAAATATTGGTAGACGGTTTCAAAGAACTCGGCTGGGATATGGACAATCTAAATGTGCCTCCTGCTACTTTCTATTTATGGCTTCCAATTCCACAAAAATACAAAAAAGCCTCTGATTTCACAAGTGATTTATTGAAAACATCAGGCATCGTAATGGTTCCAGGGAGTGCTTTCGGGCAATACGGTGAAGGATATTTCAGAATATCAATTGTAGCAAGTGATGACAACTTAAAAGAAGTTATTTCCAGAATGAAAGAAGACGGTTTTAAATACTAATGAAAACAGTAATTGTAGACTACGAAGCAGGTAACCTTAAAAGCGTTGCGAACATGCTTACCTATTTAAAAACTGATTTTGAAATAACAGACAACCCCAAAAAAATATTATCAGCAGATAAAATTATTTTTCCGGGGCAAGGTCATTTCGGGCAAGCCATGAATAATCTTGAAAGAAAAGGTTTAGCCGACTCAATCAGAGAAGCTGTAGCTAAAGATATTCCGTTTTTAGGCATTTGTATCGGGCTGCAAATATTATTCGAAAGCAGCAAAGAAGCCCCTGACGTAAAAGGGTTAGGAATTTTAGAAGGTGAAGTGAAAAGATTTACAAAAGGTAAAATTCCTCAAATCGGTTGGAACAAAATTTCAACAACAAAAGCTGACAATTTTCTTAAAAATGATTACTTCTATTTTGTAAATTCATACTACGTAAAGCCAAAAGACAAAAATATTATAAGCTCAATGTGCGATTATAACGGAAATTTTTGTGCTTCAGTTCAGAAAAACAACCTAACAGCAGTACAATTTCACCCCGAAAAAAGTTCGACATCAGGTTTAGAATTTTTCACAAGGTGGATAAATTCATAAAATAAAAGATGAATTGTAAACAAATGTAAAAATCAATCTTGAAAAAGCCCAAAAAGCTCAAGATTGATTTTTTTCATTCCGATAATTAAAGAGAAGGTAATAACAAAGGGATACGTAAGAGAATAACATAATTAATAAATGTTAACATATTTAAAGCTCACTCGAAAATAGAGCAATAACAGAATGTTAAATGTTTTTATTATTATGTAGTTCCTTTAGAACTATAAGGAGTTGCAAATGTTCCAAGAAGCACTAACTACAAACGCACAAAAGCTATTGAATTTTTTGCAATACTCTAAATCTTTCTTAACAAGAAAGAACCCATTAAAGCTATTAAGCCAAGGCTTGTCAGCAAAACTAAAAGAAGTTTTGACAGTAAATAAAAAAATAAAAATGGCAAGATACAGACTTAACTATCAAAAATACAAATTGGCACAATTCGAGCAAATAATCGCTCAAAACAACGAACACGTCTTCTTAAAAGGCAGAACTCTTAACGAAATGAGATAAGGACTCAGCAATGGGATTAGCATCATCAACATTCAGATTAATGTATCTTAACTCTTTCAGATTAGACTTGGAAAACAAAATCCAACTCGTAACTGAAAGCAAGTTGAGCTTGACTAAAACCATCTCAGAAATGACCAACGTCGGAAACGATATGGATCCTGAGTCTGAAATTGTTAAACAATTAAATCAAAGAAAAGAAAGATTAAATGCCTTAGACAAAAAACTTGATATGCAAATGGAAATGTATAATACCCAATTAAAAATGATAGACTCCGAAATGGAATCTTGCAAAGCATTGAGAGACAAGAATATACAACGTTCGTTCTCTTACGGTAATTAATTAAATAATTAAAATTTTTACAAACGGTTTTCTAAAAAGAAAGCCGTTTTTTTCGTTCATGGTTTGACAAATAATTTCTAACAAATAAAATTAATATAATGAAGGTATTAATTTCTGAAATTGAAAATTTAGACAATCAATCACAAAATATAAAATTTTGTGAAATCATTGATGAATTCAACCCGAAAAAAGCAGTAGAAGCAAATCTTTCAATCAGCTTAATGGGCGATGAATATATCAACGTAAAAGGAAATATCAAAGCACTGTTAAAATTAACTTGTGATTCATGTTTAAAAGAATTTGAAAAAGATTTTTCGATAGAAATCAATGAAACATTTGCTCGCAACAGCTTGTTTGAAGAATATAAAGATGAAGTTGAACTTTCTGAAGGCTCTTTTATAGAGGACTTAAACGGCTCAAATGAAATTGACATCACCGATTTAATTTATCAATCTGTAATATTAAATATTCCAAATAAACTTGTTTGTGGTATAAATTGTATAGGTGATGAAAATATTAATAAATATATAAAAACTGAAGTCGCTGATCCAAGATTAGAAATATTTAAAACTATCAAAATAGAAAAAGAAAAGGATAATTAGTTATGGCAGTACCAAAGAAAAGAACAGGGCATTCAGCTCAAGGACATAGAAGATCAAACTGGAAAGCTACAGTTCCTGAAACTACAACTTGCAAAAATTGTGGTGCATTAGTATTAACACATACAGTTTGTACAGAATGTGGCTACTACAAGGGTAAACCTGCTAGTATAAAAGCTGAAGGAAATACTGTTGTAGAAGAAGTTAAAGAAGAAAAAAAAGCTCCTAAAAAAACAGCTAAAAAAGCTGAACAAGTAGAAACAGCTGAAACTCCGGCTGAAGAAACTTCTGAAGAAAAAACAGAAGAGTAATTAGATAATAAAATAGGGAAGAGTGGATAAGTATGACAAGAATAGCTATCGATGCAATGGGTGGGGATTATGCCCCTAAAGAAATTGTTGAAGGTGCTGTTTGGGGAGCATGGGCATATGATGTGCCTATTGAACTTGTAGGAAAACAAGACAAAATCGAAAGAGAATTAGACAGAATTGACCAAGAAGGTAT
Coding sequences:
- a CDS encoding aminotransferase class I/II-fold pyridoxal phosphate-dependent enzyme, with the translated sequence MKELFNDYVQSLETYIMFKIKQEAQALTPELTKKNRKPIYLSMGAPVQAPPKFVIDKLTECLNEDGIHTYSTPKGESYFIEAVKERMKSRFGVELDTKTEICSLIGSKEGLANIIRELINPTTDKEDQEIIMVPDPGYASYSQMLMVSGGRPYPMPLTPENDYMPNLNQLWEKMPSEGFPHNKVKAMIINYPNNPLGAIANIDYYKYVVDFCKKHKILLISDAAYVDMVFPGETKAPSILEVEGAKDIAVEFHSFSKPYAMTGWRLGWVCGNAEAVGMFGKLKSTIDSGLFKALQKAGAAVLNSKEGDEYTENAVKGFQSKQKILVDGFKELGWDMDNLNVPPATFYLWLPIPQKYKKASDFTSDLLKTSGIVMVPGSAFGQYGEGYFRISIVASDDNLKEVISRMKEDGFKY
- the hisH gene encoding imidazole glycerol phosphate synthase subunit HisH; this translates as MKTVIVDYEAGNLKSVANMLTYLKTDFEITDNPKKILSADKIIFPGQGHFGQAMNNLERKGLADSIREAVAKDIPFLGICIGLQILFESSKEAPDVKGLGILEGEVKRFTKGKIPQIGWNKISTTKADNFLKNDYFYFVNSYYVKPKDKNIISSMCDYNGNFCASVQKNNLTAVQFHPEKSSTSGLEFFTRWINS
- a CDS encoding DUF177 domain-containing protein, yielding MKVLISEIENLDNQSQNIKFCEIIDEFNPKKAVEANLSISLMGDEYINVKGNIKALLKLTCDSCLKEFEKDFSIEINETFARNSLFEEYKDEVELSEGSFIEDLNGSNEIDITDLIYQSVILNIPNKLVCGINCIGDENINKYIKTEVADPRLEIFKTIKIEKEKDN
- the rpmF gene encoding 50S ribosomal protein L32, which encodes MAVPKKRTGHSAQGHRRSNWKATVPETTTCKNCGALVLTHTVCTECGYYKGKPASIKAEGNTVVEEVKEEKKAPKKTAKKAEQVETAETPAEETSEEKTEE